A region of the Zootoca vivipara chromosome 3, rZooViv1.1, whole genome shotgun sequence genome:
tttcgttataagacccatggaacgaattaaattcgtctagcgaggcaccactgtacatacatacacacacacacagagagagattaaaGGCCTCTAAGGGACGGGTAGCTATACCTCAGTCTTTAAGTCATTACAACAAGAGAAAGATCCCCCCCTTTCATATTAACATACTCActaggttaaaaaaagaagacaagtCAAGTGTTCTGTTTTATGTGATACAGGTAAAACAGCAGTTTGTTACACTAGTACCGAGGCAATTCAATGAACTCACAACTGGATAACAGTGACAAAGCCAACCTCAGGTGCTGGCCATGATTGTTGCTGCGAATGCTTCCCAACTTTCTGCGCTCAGGGCCTAACAATAAGAGCTGCAAGGTCAATTTTGCTAAACACCTGCCATACATGTCacctaaaaaaaggtcaaattTAATGTTTCATGGTATTTTAAAGTGGCTACTAATAACTCAGGTTTGCTGTAGGCAAACTAATTAAAAACATAAGCTCACACAATCACTCAACAGGATAACACTTTATAGAAATAGAAATCTGACAATATGTTTATTGTACCACTAACTCGGCACTCGTGAGGTAATCTGTTAACCTGCTTCTATGTTATTAAAAATAGACCCTAACACTGTCATATGGAGATTTCCCCCCCACATGCACATTCTATGTAACCAATTAAATAAGGTCAACATCATCTCATCTTGCTTTGTTGCAGTTCTGGTAATAGTTATCAGTTTAGCTACAGCTTATTTCAGCAGTTAAAGTACTCTGATTAAACAATAAATCTCACACAGTTCACAGAAGAACCTCTGTATTCAGCAGCAaaggatagaaagaaagaaaacagttaaGGGCGGGGCAGAGAAACGCCCAAGTATTATTGTCCAGAACAGTCCGTGAATGTAGTAACCATATTTCCTCGACGTTGTGTGACAGTTCTGCAGTGCTTACTAGATCCATGGAATTTATTTTCAGTCTGCATTGTGTGTCGGTGTGTGTTCTCAAACCcattaaatgaaaacattttttccatATCTTCAAACATGTCATCAAACAGTCCCCCTCCGAAGGAAAATTCTGGGAAAGAACGTCTTTGCCTGCTGTGAGCCTGCTGATGGCTCCGAAAATGACTTTCAAAATGTTTCTTCGACTGTGTGTTGTGGTTTTGGCCAAAGAAGTCGAAGTCTTTAAACAAGTCGTCAAAATTGAAGTTAAAAGGCTGCTGGAAAGTGTTTCCATTGCTTCTTCGTCCTTCAGCATGGCCAAATTGGTCGTATTCC
Encoded here:
- the DNAJB9 gene encoding dnaJ homolog subfamily B member 9; the protein is MATTQAVFIFALCILMITELILAAESYYDILGVPKTASDRQIKKAFHKLAMKYHPDKNKSPGAEAKFREIAEAYETLSDENKRREYDQFGHAEGRRSNGNTFQQPFNFNFDDLFKDFDFFGQNHNTQSKKHFESHFRSHQQAHSRQRRSFPEFSFGGGLFDDMFEDMEKMFSFNGFENTHRHTMQTENKFHGSSKHCRTVTQRRGNMVTTFTDCSGQ